From Saccharothrix espanaensis DSM 44229, the proteins below share one genomic window:
- a CDS encoding class I SAM-dependent methyltransferase, with product MSRYLLDNADARTRARFDALNATYDAASHTALDATGVTTGWRCWEVGAGDGGIGRWLSDRVGEHGSVLITDIDTRWVRACERANTTVLVHDVVDDEPPGDGFDLIHARLVLVHLPRRQAVLDRLLACLRPGGRLVLEEFDLELRLTTSAGDPTSRATFEAVHQPFMRLLESRGADLAWTRSLPEDFTARGLRDVTVRTHTQLWRGGEDHIALHRANIGQVAELLLDQGVSPHELDRFHALLDDPRFAVWSYTLVSTSGRLRPES from the coding sequence ATGAGCCGCTACCTGCTCGACAACGCGGACGCCCGCACCAGAGCGCGCTTCGACGCGCTCAACGCGACCTACGACGCGGCCAGCCACACCGCGCTCGACGCCACAGGCGTCACGACGGGCTGGAGGTGCTGGGAGGTCGGGGCCGGCGACGGCGGTATCGGGCGGTGGCTGTCCGACCGCGTGGGAGAGCACGGCTCCGTGCTGATCACCGACATCGACACCCGCTGGGTACGAGCCTGCGAACGGGCCAACACCACCGTCCTCGTCCACGACGTGGTCGACGACGAACCGCCCGGTGACGGTTTCGACCTGATCCACGCCCGCCTGGTGCTGGTGCACCTGCCACGCCGACAGGCCGTCCTGGACCGCCTGCTCGCCTGCCTGCGGCCCGGCGGCCGGCTGGTGCTGGAGGAGTTCGACCTGGAGCTGCGCCTGACGACGTCGGCCGGCGACCCCACCTCCCGTGCGACGTTCGAGGCAGTGCACCAGCCGTTCATGCGCCTGCTCGAATCCCGGGGCGCGGACCTCGCGTGGACGCGATCCTTGCCGGAAGACTTCACCGCGCGGGGGTTGCGCGACGTCACCGTTCGGACGCACACCCAACTGTGGCGCGGAGGAGAAGACCACATCGCCCTGCACCGCGCGAACATCGGGCAGGTGGCGGAACTCCTGTTGGACCAAGGCGTGTCACCCCACGAACTCGACCGGTTCCACGCGCTGCTCGACGATCCCCGGTTCGCCGTGTGGTCCTACACTCTCGTGTCGACCTCCGGCAGGCTCCGCCCGGAAAGCTGA
- a CDS encoding anti-sigma factor RsbA family regulatory protein: protein MTTTTPPPAGFVHPALFYSSDEEYLGALVPFITDGLAEGHPAAVAVPGARLLLLREALGAAADDVLMLDMEVAGRNPGRIIPTVLRRFADAHRSGHVRIIGEPIWAGRTDLEYPACAQHEALINLAFVGRDVTIVCPYDTRTLGDRALTDALATHPTVWETTGRRDSEHYDPHAVVDRYNRPLRAAPDATGLDIRTTADIRDVRRLAGDRARQAHLDAERTADLELIATELATNSLRHTDAGCRLRIWRDEEHLICSVEDDGRLTDLLAGRRPPEPGQHGGRGLLLVNQLADLVRTHATARGTTVTAFLRTDG from the coding sequence ATGACCACCACGACGCCGCCTCCCGCCGGGTTCGTGCACCCGGCGTTGTTCTACAGCTCCGACGAGGAGTACCTGGGCGCACTCGTGCCGTTCATCACCGACGGCCTGGCCGAGGGGCACCCCGCCGCCGTGGCGGTGCCCGGGGCGAGGCTGCTCCTGCTGCGCGAGGCGTTGGGTGCGGCCGCGGACGACGTGCTGATGCTGGACATGGAGGTGGCGGGCCGCAACCCCGGCAGGATCATCCCGACCGTCCTGCGACGCTTCGCCGACGCCCACCGCTCCGGCCACGTGCGCATCATCGGCGAGCCGATCTGGGCCGGCCGCACCGATCTCGAGTACCCGGCCTGCGCACAGCACGAAGCCCTGATCAACCTGGCCTTCGTCGGACGCGACGTCACCATCGTCTGCCCCTACGACACCCGCACCCTCGGCGACCGCGCGCTGACCGACGCCCTGGCAACACACCCGACGGTGTGGGAGACGACCGGACGGCGCGACAGCGAGCACTACGACCCTCACGCCGTGGTCGACCGCTACAACCGACCACTGCGAGCGGCCCCGGACGCCACCGGCCTCGACATCAGGACCACCGCCGACATCCGCGACGTCCGCCGGCTCGCCGGCGACCGGGCGCGACAAGCGCACCTCGATGCGGAGCGGACGGCCGACCTCGAACTCATCGCCACCGAGTTGGCGACCAACAGCCTCCGGCACACCGACGCGGGATGCCGGCTGCGGATCTGGCGCGACGAGGAACACCTGATCTGCTCGGTCGAGGACGACGGGCGCCTGACGGACCTCCTGGCCGGGCGCCGCCCACCCGAACCAGGACAGCACGGAGGCCGAGGTCTTCTGCTGGTCAACCAACTCGCCGACCTCGTGCGCACCCATGCCACCGCCCGCGGCACGACCGTGACCGCATTCCTGCGCACGGACGGGTGA
- a CDS encoding amino acid adenylation domain-containing protein: MSRNLVLDEFEQSLRRDPDHAAVVDRDRVVSYRELAESAGRIAAWLSCRGVGRGDLIPLVGERSVDLIAATVGVSQCGAAYVPVDAAYPAERRESMIAQCRPKAVLSAACGVDDNIGAAVDVRTILAEARDPRPGPVEIGGGDSVYVIFTSGTTGVPKGVVVEHRALARLIEWHNRRFAMGPDCRSTLMVGVGFDVSQWEIWSALTSGATIHVVDEEVRAEPAALLDFYAEHGLTHAYAPTALVHGLADAPQPSSLRLRYLFCAGEKLHPLATAHLPYKLVDYYGPTEATIYATYRVVPPHSEHEPSSIGVPVADTEAFVLDDVLDDVPPGDVGELCLAGAGLARGYLGSPRLTARRFVHSRRLGRRLYRTGDLARRLPDGTLQFVGRRDEQIKIRGYRVEPGDVEAALLKHPGVRAAAVVAEADEEAAQRLFAFLVPGDPAEAEDRLVADVRAGLRRELPDFMRPAVYRLLTELPTAASGKTDYPALRQLTTTEEPSEEDEEDEDRFDNDVERGIASVWCEVLGHRHFSADDDFAEVGGNSMLVASTVEQISARTGMKTRIRDLYEFPSVRALATELRKRATQDVPGGDGEPVHELQRDIQLPPGFAVTGNFDPDVLTRPRHILLTGATGFVGIHLLAELLATTRAHLHLPVRGSDAAHVTDRLRRVARRYQVDLDLDRISVHPADLAEPRWGVADEDYRRLTEQVDVVYHSASAVNFIQPYSYLKRDNVDGLRQVVAFAAEGRTKALILLSTISVFSWGHLFTGKTRMREDDDIDQNLPAVSTDLGYVRSKWVMEKIADLAAERGLPLMTFRLGYATCHSRTGLSADYQWWGRLVQTCTALNAIPDLRELREGLTTVDYMAQAIAAVSRRPQALGRRFNLVPSPEQAMTLKEFFHLVGRQIGQDFAVLPYRQWVSLWEHDPTAPLYPLRGMFTDDMHEGQSTIELYQNTYRWETDDLRHHLAPSGIREPEFTPDLLTRYLDRLHID; encoded by the coding sequence GTGTCGCGCAACCTGGTTCTTGACGAGTTCGAGCAGTCGCTCCGACGAGATCCCGACCACGCAGCGGTCGTTGATCGCGACAGGGTGGTGAGCTATCGCGAACTCGCCGAATCGGCCGGCCGGATCGCCGCTTGGCTGAGCTGCCGGGGAGTCGGTCGTGGTGACCTGATTCCCTTGGTGGGTGAGCGTTCCGTCGATTTGATCGCCGCGACGGTGGGTGTGTCCCAGTGCGGTGCCGCCTACGTACCGGTCGACGCCGCGTACCCGGCCGAGCGCCGCGAGAGCATGATCGCGCAGTGCCGGCCCAAGGCGGTGCTGTCCGCTGCGTGTGGGGTCGATGACAACATCGGTGCGGCGGTGGACGTCCGGACGATCCTCGCCGAGGCCCGGGACCCGCGACCAGGACCGGTGGAGATCGGGGGCGGCGACTCCGTCTACGTGATCTTCACCTCGGGCACGACAGGTGTGCCGAAGGGCGTCGTGGTCGAGCATCGCGCGCTGGCCCGGTTGATCGAGTGGCACAACAGGCGCTTCGCGATGGGGCCCGACTGCCGCAGCACCCTGATGGTCGGCGTGGGTTTCGACGTGTCCCAATGGGAAATCTGGTCGGCCCTGACGTCCGGGGCCACGATCCACGTCGTGGACGAGGAGGTCCGCGCGGAACCGGCCGCCCTGCTCGACTTCTACGCCGAGCACGGTCTCACCCACGCCTACGCGCCGACGGCGTTGGTGCACGGACTGGCGGACGCGCCGCAGCCGTCGTCGCTGCGTCTGCGGTACTTGTTCTGCGCCGGTGAGAAGTTGCACCCGTTGGCGACAGCCCACCTGCCGTACAAGCTGGTGGACTACTACGGGCCGACGGAAGCGACGATCTACGCGACCTACCGCGTGGTGCCGCCGCACAGCGAGCACGAGCCGTCCTCCATCGGCGTTCCCGTCGCCGACACCGAGGCGTTCGTCCTGGACGACGTGCTCGACGACGTGCCACCGGGAGACGTCGGGGAATTGTGCCTCGCGGGCGCCGGGCTGGCTCGTGGCTACCTGGGCAGCCCGAGGCTCACGGCCCGGCGGTTCGTGCACAGCCGGCGGCTCGGCCGACGTCTCTACCGCACCGGAGACCTGGCGCGCCGGCTGCCCGACGGCACCCTCCAGTTCGTCGGCCGCCGCGACGAGCAGATCAAGATCCGCGGTTACCGGGTGGAGCCCGGCGACGTGGAGGCCGCGCTGCTGAAGCATCCCGGGGTGCGCGCGGCGGCGGTGGTCGCCGAGGCCGATGAAGAGGCAGCGCAACGGCTCTTCGCGTTCCTGGTACCGGGCGACCCGGCCGAGGCCGAGGACCGGCTCGTCGCCGACGTGCGCGCCGGCCTGCGGCGGGAACTGCCGGACTTCATGCGCCCGGCCGTCTACCGCCTGCTCACGGAGTTGCCCACCGCGGCCAGCGGCAAGACCGACTACCCCGCGCTGCGCCAACTCACGACCACCGAGGAGCCGTCCGAGGAGGACGAGGAGGACGAGGACCGTTTCGACAACGACGTCGAACGCGGTATCGCCTCGGTCTGGTGCGAGGTGCTCGGACACCGCCACTTCAGCGCGGACGACGACTTCGCAGAGGTCGGCGGCAACTCGATGCTGGTGGCGTCGACCGTCGAGCAGATCAGTGCACGGACCGGGATGAAGACCCGCATCCGTGACCTGTACGAGTTCCCGAGCGTGCGCGCCCTCGCCACCGAACTCCGAAAGCGCGCCACCCAGGACGTGCCAGGCGGTGACGGCGAACCCGTGCACGAACTGCAACGCGACATCCAGCTACCGCCCGGCTTCGCGGTCACCGGCAACTTCGACCCGGACGTGCTCACACGCCCGCGGCACATCCTGCTCACCGGGGCCACCGGGTTCGTCGGCATCCACCTGCTCGCGGAGTTGCTGGCCACCACCCGTGCCCACCTGCACCTGCCCGTCCGCGGCTCCGACGCCGCGCACGTGACCGACCGGCTCCGCCGAGTCGCCCGCCGCTACCAGGTCGACCTCGACCTGGACCGGATCTCCGTCCATCCGGCGGACCTGGCGGAACCGCGGTGGGGCGTCGCCGACGAGGACTACCGGCGGTTGACCGAGCAGGTCGACGTGGTCTACCACTCGGCCAGCGCCGTGAACTTCATCCAGCCCTACTCCTACCTGAAGCGCGACAACGTGGACGGGTTGCGGCAGGTCGTCGCCTTCGCCGCCGAAGGCCGGACCAAGGCGCTGATCCTGCTCTCCACCATCTCCGTGTTCAGCTGGGGGCACCTGTTCACCGGCAAGACCCGGATGCGGGAGGACGACGACATCGACCAGAACCTGCCCGCGGTCAGCACCGACCTCGGCTACGTGCGCAGCAAGTGGGTCATGGAGAAGATCGCGGACCTGGCCGCCGAGCGCGGTCTCCCGCTGATGACCTTCCGACTGGGCTACGCGACCTGCCACAGCCGGACCGGGCTCAGCGCGGACTACCAGTGGTGGGGACGACTCGTGCAGACCTGCACCGCCCTGAACGCCATCCCCGACCTCCGGGAGCTGCGCGAAGGACTGACCACCGTCGACTACATGGCCCAGGCCATCGCCGCGGTCTCCCGACGACCGCAGGCGCTCGGCCGGCGGTTCAACCTGGTCCCCTCACCCGAGCAGGCGATGACCCTCAAGGAGTTCTTCCACCTGGTCGGCCGCCAGATCGGTCAGGACTTCGCCGTGCTGCCCTACCGGCAGTGGGTCTCGCTGTGGGAGCACGACCCCACGGCCCCGCTCTACCCGCTGCGCGGCATGTTCACCGACGACATGCACGAGGGGCAATCCACGATCGAGCTCTACCAGAACACCTACCGATGGGAGACCGACGACCTCCGGCACCACCTGGCCCCGAGCGGAATCCGCGAGCCGGAGTTCACCCCGGACCTCCTCACCCGCTACCTCGACCGTCTGCACATCGACTAG
- a CDS encoding cytochrome P450, with amino-acid sequence MIDNSLSALVEGYTWLPARRARSASGVAHTRVLGQRAVGLCGPDAARFFYDEDHVRRHTAIPWPVQNTLFGRRAVHTLDGDRHRRRKSIFLTVVNRHTARTLADGVGTSWDDAAASWEPGRPVVLFDEAARVLTRAVCRWAGVPLADAQVPVVARDLVAMVDGFATPGPRHWRARAARGRREAWLGNLVTQVRDGALSVPAGSALAAVSAHREVDGEELSPRLAAVELLNVIRPTVAVCWFVAYAGHALHRWPEHRQSLRDGDRDFALAFAHELRRFYPFAPFIGGRAVRELTWHRDRIPKHAMVLLDLWGHNHDERLWGDPFAFRPERFLGRDIGPFELVPQGAGDPETNHRCPGEPLTVAILRTLAVRLAQTDYTVPEQDMTISLRRVPARPKSGFVLVPTGTASHSS; translated from the coding sequence TTGATCGACAACTCGCTGTCCGCGTTGGTCGAGGGCTACACCTGGTTGCCCGCGCGACGGGCGCGGTCGGCGTCGGGCGTGGCGCACACCCGCGTTCTGGGTCAGCGCGCGGTCGGGTTGTGCGGTCCGGACGCCGCCCGCTTCTTCTACGACGAGGACCACGTCCGGCGGCACACGGCGATCCCGTGGCCGGTGCAGAACACGTTGTTCGGCCGGCGGGCGGTGCACACCCTCGACGGTGACCGGCACCGCCGCCGCAAGAGCATCTTCCTGACGGTCGTGAACCGGCACACCGCGCGAACCTTGGCCGATGGCGTCGGCACTTCGTGGGACGACGCGGCGGCTTCGTGGGAGCCGGGGCGGCCGGTGGTGCTGTTCGACGAGGCCGCCCGGGTGCTCACCCGGGCCGTGTGCCGGTGGGCGGGCGTCCCGTTGGCCGACGCCCAGGTGCCCGTCGTGGCACGGGACCTGGTGGCGATGGTGGACGGCTTCGCCACACCCGGTCCCCGGCACTGGCGCGCCCGCGCCGCGCGGGGCCGGCGGGAGGCGTGGCTGGGTAACCTGGTGACCCAGGTGCGTGATGGTGCCTTGAGCGTGCCCGCGGGTTCGGCCCTGGCGGCCGTCAGCGCTCACCGGGAGGTCGATGGCGAGGAGCTGTCCCCCCGGTTGGCGGCGGTCGAACTGCTCAACGTCATCCGGCCGACGGTGGCGGTGTGCTGGTTCGTCGCCTACGCGGGCCACGCGCTGCACCGCTGGCCCGAGCACCGGCAAAGCCTGCGCGACGGGGACCGCGACTTCGCCCTGGCCTTCGCCCACGAGCTGCGCCGCTTCTACCCGTTCGCACCGTTCATCGGCGGCCGCGCGGTCCGCGAGCTGACCTGGCACAGGGACCGCATCCCGAAGCACGCCATGGTGCTGCTCGACCTGTGGGGCCACAACCACGACGAACGGCTGTGGGGCGACCCGTTCGCGTTCCGGCCGGAGCGCTTCCTCGGTCGCGACATCGGCCCGTTCGAACTGGTGCCGCAGGGCGCGGGTGACCCGGAGACCAACCACCGCTGCCCCGGCGAGCCTCTGACCGTGGCGATCCTGCGCACCCTCGCCGTGCGGTTGGCGCAAACCGACTACACGGTCCCGGAGCAGGACATGACCATCTCGCTGCGACGCGTCCCGGCACGGCCCAAGAGCGGATTCGTCCTCGTCCCAACCGGCACGGCGTCGCACAGCTCCTGA
- a CDS encoding MEDS domain-containing protein has translation MRRSGLVNQTRGLGAHDHVCWRYDDPPDFQARAREFLLDGLEQGYRVCYAASGDVDALVHDLSGIDGLDRALGEGAAQVTSLGATYQGGTVVEPEAQVQSYAAATEAAVRDGFAGFRVAAEATPLVRTPQQLAAFARYEHLVDRYMAEHPFSAMCAYSSAEIEDSAFAQLACLHPNTNARSPGFRLHAADDHGTVLGGEVDSPAVDLFTQALGRVDLRAQGGELVLDATELTFIDHNGLLRLADHAAHLGAPLVLRASWPGLARLVDLLDLRDVHVDHAA, from the coding sequence ATGCGCAGGTCGGGGCTGGTGAATCAGACGCGCGGGCTGGGTGCACACGACCACGTGTGCTGGCGGTACGACGACCCGCCCGACTTCCAGGCCCGTGCGCGGGAGTTCCTGCTCGACGGCTTGGAGCAGGGCTACCGGGTCTGCTACGCGGCCTCCGGCGATGTGGACGCCCTGGTGCACGATCTGAGCGGGATCGACGGCCTCGACCGTGCGCTGGGCGAGGGTGCGGCCCAGGTCACTTCGCTGGGAGCGACGTACCAGGGCGGCACGGTGGTCGAGCCCGAGGCGCAGGTCCAGTCCTACGCCGCCGCCACCGAGGCCGCCGTGCGTGACGGTTTCGCCGGGTTCCGGGTGGCGGCCGAGGCCACTCCGCTGGTGCGCACCCCGCAGCAGCTCGCCGCCTTCGCCCGCTACGAACACCTGGTGGACCGCTACATGGCCGAGCACCCGTTCTCCGCGATGTGCGCCTACTCCTCCGCTGAGATCGAGGACTCGGCGTTCGCGCAACTCGCCTGCCTGCACCCGAACACGAACGCGCGATCGCCCGGTTTCCGGCTGCACGCCGCGGACGACCACGGCACCGTGCTGGGCGGCGAGGTGGACTCCCCCGCAGTCGACCTGTTCACCCAGGCGTTGGGCCGCGTCGACCTGCGCGCCCAGGGCGGGGAGCTGGTGCTCGACGCCACGGAGCTGACCTTCATCGACCACAACGGCCTGCTGCGCCTCGCCGACCACGCGGCCCACCTGGGCGCACCCCTCGTCCTGCGCGCTTCCTGGCCGGGCCTGGCCCGCCTGGTAGACCTGCTCGACCTGCGCGACGTGCACGTGGACCACGCCGCATGA